The following is a genomic window from Sphingobacterium spiritivorum.
AATCATTTGAAGGGATGGGATACTCCTGATCAGGAGTATCTGGAAAACATCAGTAAATGTCAGCAACTAACCGGGACGGATCTTTTCAGACCTCCGTACGGACGTCCCAAAAGAAGTCAGCTTCGGCAGTTAAAACAATATCAGGTCGTTATGTGGGATATTCTTTCCGGTGATTTTGATCTGGAACTGACACCTGAAAATTGCCTTAAAAACGTTTTAAAGTATACAAAAAATGGCTCTGTCATTGTCTTTCACGACAATATCAAAGCCATTCCAAGAGTTACTTATGCCCTGCCTAAAACATTGGAACATTTTACTGCATTAGGGTATACATTTCACACTTTATAAGATTATTCAATAATGGTTGAATATTCTTTAGCACTGCTGGTACTAAAGTATCCAAGTGCGCCGTTTGTAATATTTGATGTAGGATTGGCAGGTGATGCCGATCCCGGATTAGTAAGCTGAAAATCATTCCAGTATC
Proteins encoded in this region:
- a CDS encoding polysaccharide deacetylase family protein, coding for MYLVKAPFFLKWYYPNNILWNKSREEKKLYLTFDDGPIPEITPYILDTLKAFDVRGTFFCVGENIVKHPEIYARILAEGHRVGNHTYNHLKGWDTPDQEYLENISKCQQLTGTDLFRPPYGRPKRSQLRQLKQYQVVMWDILSGDFDLELTPENCLKNVLKYTKNGSVIVFHDNIKAIPRVTYALPKTLEHFTALGYTFHTL